Proteins from a single region of Rhizobium leguminosarum bv. trifolii WSM1325:
- a CDS encoding oligopeptide/dipeptide ABC transporter, ATPase subunit (KEGG: ret:RHE_CH00605 oligopeptide ABC transporter, ATP-binding protein~TIGRFAM: oligopeptide/dipeptide ABC transporter, ATPase subunit~PFAM: ABC transporter related; Oligopeptide/dipeptide ABC transporter domain protein~SMART: AAA ATPase) → MEQTAEPVLDIRGLRTIFRIRGGEITAVNNIDLTVAAGETLALVGESGSGKSVTSLSVMRLLTRNIGVIAAGSIRLATGNGVVRDLVSLDEESMRRIRGDDIGMVFQEPMSSLNPVFTIGDQIAEPIRIHRGSDRKAAMNAAVTLLESVGIPDARRRAGQYPHELSGGMRQRATIAMALACDPALLIADEPTTALDVTIQAQILDLLLKLQRERGMAMLFVTHNLGVVAEIAHRVAVMYAGRIVEEGPVGEVFRNPKHPYTMGLLASMPRLGDAARMKQAGEKLAAIPGMVPSLMNMPSGCAFSPRCKFAIDACRVAVPALEQINPQHRSRCIRWQEI, encoded by the coding sequence ATGGAACAGACCGCCGAACCCGTACTCGACATCAGGGGATTGCGAACGATCTTCCGCATCCGCGGTGGCGAGATCACGGCGGTCAACAATATCGACCTGACCGTTGCCGCTGGCGAGACGCTTGCGCTCGTCGGCGAATCCGGCTCCGGCAAGTCGGTCACCAGCCTGTCGGTCATGCGGCTGCTCACCCGCAACATCGGCGTGATCGCCGCAGGCAGCATCCGCCTTGCGACGGGGAACGGCGTGGTCCGCGATCTCGTCTCCCTCGACGAAGAGAGCATGCGCAGGATCAGGGGCGACGACATCGGCATGGTGTTCCAGGAGCCGATGTCGAGCCTCAATCCCGTCTTCACCATCGGCGACCAGATCGCCGAGCCGATCCGCATCCATCGCGGTAGCGACCGCAAGGCGGCGATGAACGCAGCCGTCACGCTGCTTGAAAGCGTCGGCATACCGGACGCCCGGCGCCGCGCCGGCCAATATCCGCACGAACTGTCAGGCGGCATGCGGCAGCGCGCGACGATCGCCATGGCGCTCGCCTGCGATCCGGCGCTGCTGATCGCCGATGAGCCGACCACGGCGCTCGACGTGACGATCCAGGCGCAGATTCTCGACCTGCTCCTCAAGCTGCAGCGCGAGCGCGGCATGGCCATGCTGTTCGTCACCCACAATCTCGGCGTCGTCGCCGAAATCGCCCATCGCGTGGCGGTGATGTATGCCGGCCGGATCGTCGAAGAAGGGCCGGTCGGCGAGGTCTTCCGCAATCCCAAGCATCCCTACACGATGGGCCTTCTCGCCTCCATGCCGCGCCTTGGCGATGCCGCACGGATGAAACAGGCCGGCGAAAAGCTCGCCGCCATTCCCGGCATGGTCCCGAGCCTGATGAACATGCCGAGCGGCTGCGCCTTTTCCCCGCGCTGCAAATTCGCGATCGATGCCTGTCGCGTGGCGGTTCCCGCGCTCGAACAGATCAATCCGCAGCACCGAAGCCGCTGCATCAGATGGCAGGAGATCTAG